The Dioscorea cayenensis subsp. rotundata cultivar TDr96_F1 chromosome 19, TDr96_F1_v2_PseudoChromosome.rev07_lg8_w22 25.fasta, whole genome shotgun sequence genome includes a window with the following:
- the LOC120249681 gene encoding beta-glucuronosyltransferase GlcAT14B-like yields the protein MRKNGIFHPGRAFSDKRWLLPFLASLLVSLSLCLATIFGLFSPSYYGDSLSFDFISFSSLEESTGYFEETESNKSLELPLDSEPEAPRIAYLITGTKGDSLRMRRTLQAIYHPRNQYILHLDLEAPPRERIDLSMYVKDDPMFSEVENVRVIAKANLVTYKGPTMIACTLHAIAILLKESAKWDWFINLSASDYPLMTQDDLLHVFSALPRDLNFIEHTQSTGWKVNQRARPIIIDPGLYLSKKFDIVVTNERRELPAAFKLFTGSAWVMLARPFLEYCIWGWDNLPRIILMYYVNFVSSPEGYFHTVVCNSNEFQNTTISHDLHYIAWGNPPKQHPLSLTIKDFSQMVKSGAPFARKFAKNDPVLDKIDRELLGRSEGRFTPGAWCIGELDGGADPCSFRGNDTVFRPGPGAERLKELMQKLLSPEVRNTSCTDHSFDKTRML from the exons ATGAGAAAGAATGGGATTTTTCACCCTGGTAGGGCTTTTAGTGATAAAAGATGGCTCCTCCCCTTCTTGGCAAGCTTGCTAGTCTCACTGTCTCTCTGCTTGGCCACCATTTTCGGGCTCTTCTCTCCTTCGTATTATGGCGACTCCCTgtcatttgatttcatttctttCAGTAGTTTGGAGGAGTCAACTGGCTACTTTGAAGAAACCGAATCAAATAAATCTTTGGAGTTGCCATTAGATTCAGAACCGGAAGCTCCGCGAATTGCCTACCTCATTACTGGCACAAAGGGTGATAGTTTGAGGATGCGAAGAACTTTGCAAGCTATATATCATCCAAGGAATCAATACATTCTTCATTTAGATTTGGAAGCTCCGCCACGAGAGAGGATAGACTTGTCTATGTATGTCAAGGATGATCCGATGTTCAGTGAAGTTGAGAATGTGAGGGTGATTGCTAAGGCCAATTTGGTTACCTACAAGGGGCCTACGATGATTGCGTGCACACTCCATGCCATTGCCATTCTTTTGAAGGAGAGCGCAAAATGGGACTGGTTTATAAACCTCAGTGCTTCGGATTATCCTCTTATGACACAAGATG ATTTGCTGCATGTTTTCTCAGCGCTGCCGAGGGATCTCAATTTCATTGAACACACTCAGAGCACTGGATGGAAAGT AAACCAGAGAGCAAGACCGATAATAATTGACCCGGGTCTATACTTGTCCAAAAAGTTTGACATTGTCGTAACCAATGAACGCCGAGAGCTACCGGCAGCTTTCAAGTTATTCACTG GTTCTGCATGGGTAATGCTCGCAAGACCGTTCTTGGAGTACTGTATATGGGGATGGGATAATCTTCCCCGAATCATCCTTATGTACTACGTGAACTTTGTCTCGTCTCCTGAAGGCTATTTTCACACCGTTGTCTGCAACTCCAATGAGTTCCAAAACACCACAATCAGCCATGACCTGCACTATATTGCCTGGGGCAACCCTCCGAAACAGCACCCACTTTCCCTTACCATCAAGGATTTCAGCCAGATGGTCAAGAGTGGGGCACCGTTCGCTCGGAAGTTTGCAAAGAATGATCCAGTTTTAGACAAGATTGATCGGGAGCTCTTGGGACGTTCTGAAGGGCGGTTTACCCCTGGTGCTTGGTGCATTGGGGAGTTGGATGGTGGTGCAGACCCCTGCTCCTTCAGAGGCAATGACACGGTGTTTCGGCCAGGCCCAGGGGCCGAGAGGTTAAAGGAGTTGATGCAGAAGCTGCTTTCTCCAGAGGTCCGCAACACCAGTTGCACTGATCATAGTTTTGACAAGACTAGGATGTTATAG
- the LOC120249682 gene encoding uncharacterized protein LOC120249682 isoform X1, translating to MISFIRFGIITNIRLGIFLLMRILKWGEDRRLDKIRNNFGKLVFFWTFQAAWVWTVSLPLTIVNSSDKNPPVQALDVIGWIMWFIGITIEVIADHQKLFKNSPKNNGKWCNVGIWKYSRHPNYFGEILLWWGVFVASTPVLNGVEWLVIIGPIFLKLLLLFISGIPLLEKPADKRYGASREYHAYKNTTSPLIPLPHALYGNLPAWFKAAFLFEFPMYTQRNLKDKSS from the exons ATGATAAGCTTTATCagatttgggattattactAACATTCGGTTGGGaatatttttactaatgag AATCTTAAAATGGGGAGAAGATCGTCGTCTTGATAAAATACGtaataattttggaaagttgGTATTTTTTTGGACATTTCAG GCTGCCTGGGTATGGACAGTGAGCTTGCCTCTCACAATTGTTAATTCTAGTGACAAAAATCCCCCTgttcaagcccttgatgttATTGGCTGGATAATGTGGTTCATTGGCATAACCATTGAAGTAATTGCTGATCATCAGAAGTTGTTCAAAAATTCTCCGAAAAACAATGGGAAGTGGTGTAATGTGGGTATTTGGAAATATTCTCGGCATCCAAATTACTTTGGTGAA ATTCTCCTTTGGTGGGGAGTTTTCGTGGCTTCGACACCGGTTCTCAATGGCGTCGAATGGCTTGTGATAATTGGTCCTATATTTCTGAAACTTCTTCTGTTGTTTATCAGTGGCATTCCGCTTCTTGAG AAACCAGCAGATAAGCGTTATGGTGCTTCAAGAGAGTACCACGCATACAAAAACACAACTAG CCCTCTGATTCCATTGCCACATGCTCTTTATGGAAATTTGCCTGCATGGTTCAAAGCAGCTTTCCTTTTCGAGTTTCCGATGTATACTCAAAGAAACCTCAAGGATAAGTCAAGTTAA
- the LOC120249682 gene encoding uncharacterized protein LOC120249682 isoform X3, giving the protein MRILKWGEDRRLDKIRNNFGKLVFFWTFQAAWVWTVSLPLTIVNSSDKNPPVQALDVIGWIMWFIGITIEVIADHQKLFKNSPKNNGKWCNVGIWKYSRHPNYFGEILLWWGVFVASTPVLNGVEWLVIIGPIFLKLLLLFISGIPLLEKPADKRYGASREYHAYKNTTSPLIPLPHALYGNLPAWFKAAFLFEFPMYTQRNLKDKSS; this is encoded by the exons atgag AATCTTAAAATGGGGAGAAGATCGTCGTCTTGATAAAATACGtaataattttggaaagttgGTATTTTTTTGGACATTTCAG GCTGCCTGGGTATGGACAGTGAGCTTGCCTCTCACAATTGTTAATTCTAGTGACAAAAATCCCCCTgttcaagcccttgatgttATTGGCTGGATAATGTGGTTCATTGGCATAACCATTGAAGTAATTGCTGATCATCAGAAGTTGTTCAAAAATTCTCCGAAAAACAATGGGAAGTGGTGTAATGTGGGTATTTGGAAATATTCTCGGCATCCAAATTACTTTGGTGAA ATTCTCCTTTGGTGGGGAGTTTTCGTGGCTTCGACACCGGTTCTCAATGGCGTCGAATGGCTTGTGATAATTGGTCCTATATTTCTGAAACTTCTTCTGTTGTTTATCAGTGGCATTCCGCTTCTTGAG AAACCAGCAGATAAGCGTTATGGTGCTTCAAGAGAGTACCACGCATACAAAAACACAACTAG CCCTCTGATTCCATTGCCACATGCTCTTTATGGAAATTTGCCTGCATGGTTCAAAGCAGCTTTCCTTTTCGAGTTTCCGATGTATACTCAAAGAAACCTCAAGGATAAGTCAAGTTAA
- the LOC120249682 gene encoding uncharacterized protein LOC120249682 isoform X2, giving the protein MCISDRILKWGEDRRLDKIRNNFGKLVFFWTFQAAWVWTVSLPLTIVNSSDKNPPVQALDVIGWIMWFIGITIEVIADHQKLFKNSPKNNGKWCNVGIWKYSRHPNYFGEILLWWGVFVASTPVLNGVEWLVIIGPIFLKLLLLFISGIPLLEKPADKRYGASREYHAYKNTTSPLIPLPHALYGNLPAWFKAAFLFEFPMYTQRNLKDKSS; this is encoded by the exons AATCTTAAAATGGGGAGAAGATCGTCGTCTTGATAAAATACGtaataattttggaaagttgGTATTTTTTTGGACATTTCAG GCTGCCTGGGTATGGACAGTGAGCTTGCCTCTCACAATTGTTAATTCTAGTGACAAAAATCCCCCTgttcaagcccttgatgttATTGGCTGGATAATGTGGTTCATTGGCATAACCATTGAAGTAATTGCTGATCATCAGAAGTTGTTCAAAAATTCTCCGAAAAACAATGGGAAGTGGTGTAATGTGGGTATTTGGAAATATTCTCGGCATCCAAATTACTTTGGTGAA ATTCTCCTTTGGTGGGGAGTTTTCGTGGCTTCGACACCGGTTCTCAATGGCGTCGAATGGCTTGTGATAATTGGTCCTATATTTCTGAAACTTCTTCTGTTGTTTATCAGTGGCATTCCGCTTCTTGAG AAACCAGCAGATAAGCGTTATGGTGCTTCAAGAGAGTACCACGCATACAAAAACACAACTAG CCCTCTGATTCCATTGCCACATGCTCTTTATGGAAATTTGCCTGCATGGTTCAAAGCAGCTTTCCTTTTCGAGTTTCCGATGTATACTCAAAGAAACCTCAAGGATAAGTCAAGTTAA